The Nostoc sp. 'Lobaria pulmonaria (5183) cyanobiont' DNA window TCTGATAGATATTGAAATATCTAATATCCAGTCCAGGTAATTGGTTATTTTTGCCACAGTTTATGAGTAAAGTCTTCCGAATTCTGAATTCTGACTCATTTTTATACTAGATTTTTTCCAGAATTATATTGAAAAAGGAAGAAAATCAGTACTAATGGAAAAATGGTTTTTTATCAATTGGTAAGCAATTTTTATTCATAACATCAGCGTCTTTGAGTTGATTATCCGCGGTTCACTAGTCTATATTAGCGCTGTTCTCAGTGCTACGTCTGCTTCCTAGCCGACAATTAGGAACACTAGGAATTACTGATTTACTCGTAGTTGTACTATTTGCGGAAGCTGCTCAAAATGCTATTGCAAGTAATTACACATCAATTACTGAAGGCTCTATTCTGGTAGGAACAGTGATTTTTTGGAGTTATTTGCTGAACTGGTTGGGTTACAAACTTCCCCAGTTCCAACGTTTCCTGAATCCGCCAACGCTGCTATTAGTAAAAAACGGTCGGATGATTGAGCGCCATCTGCAACGAGAGTTAATTACAAATGATGAGTTGATGAGCAAGTTACCTCAGCAAGGTGTAGAATTATTTAGCTGATGTGAAGTTCGCGTAGATAGAGGCTGACGGCAGAATTAGTATCATCAGGTCGAATTCAAAAACTGCTTCCGTCCCTGAGTAAAAAGTAGCGTTAAAAAGCGATCTACATTAATTAAACTGTAAAATATGACGGTTGTATTCTGTGCCGAACTGTGATTGAGCGTTATACTTTGCCCGAAATGGCTAATCTGTGGAGTGAAGCCTATAAACTAAAAACTTGGCTGCAAGTCGAAATTGCTGTTTGTGAGGCTCAAGCTGAACTTGGTTACATTCCATCTGAAGCTGTTGAGGAAATTAAGGCTAAGGCAGATTTTGATCCAAAGCGGGTACTGGAAATTGAGGCTGTAGTCCGCCACGATGTCATTGCTTTCTTGACAAATGTCAATGAATATGTAGGTGATGCCGGACGCTACATTCACCTGGGTTTAACGAGTTCGGATGTCTTGGATACAGCTTTAGCACTGCAATTAGTTGCCAGTTTGGATATATTATTGCAACGTCTGGAAGATTTGATTCAAGTAATTCGCCAAAAAGCACGGGAACATCGTCATACAGTGATGGCTGGCCGATCGCACGGTATTCACGCTGAACCGATTACTTTTGGTTTTAAACTAGCTGGTTGGTTAGCAGAAGTGTTGCGACACCAAGAACGCCTGAGAATACTCCGTCAAACGATCGCTGTCGGTAAAATTTCTGGTGCAGTGGGAACTTATGCCAATATTGAACCGCGTGTAGAAGCGATCGCTTGTCAAAAACTCGGACTCGAACCCGATACGGCCTCAACCCAAGTTATTTCCCGCGATCGCCACGCCGACTACGTGCAACAATTAGCTTTGGTAGCAGCAACCATTGAACGCTTTGCTGTAGAAATTCGCAATCTCCAAAAAACAGACGTTTTGGAAGTTGAAGAATTCTTCGCCAAAGGTCAAAAAGGCTCCTCAGCAATGCCACACAAGCGTAATCCCATCCGTTCGGAACGACTGACAGGAATGGCACGACTCGTCAGAAGTCATGCCGGTGCAGCTTTAGAAAACATTGCTTTATGGCATGAGCGAGACATTTCCCACAGTTCTGTAGAACGGGTAATTTTACCAGATGCTTGCACTTTGACCCACTTTATGTTGTCAGAAATAACCGATTTGGTCAAAAACTTGTTGGTCTATCCTGAGAACATGAAACGCAATCTCAACTGCTACGGCGGCGTTGTGTTCAGCCAAAAAGTGTTATTGGCTTTAATAGACAAGGGAAGCAGCCGAGAAGAGGCTTATGCGATCGTTCAAGAAAGCGCTCACGCCGCTTGGAATCAGCCACAAGGAAACTTCCAAGACTTGATTAGCAAAAACCCGCGTGTTACCCAAAAATTGTCTTCAGCAGAACTAGAGGTTTGTTTCGACCCCCAGCAACATCTGCGGCATTTAGAAGAAGTTTACCAACGATTAGGTATTTAGGATTAATTTGCTTGTAGTAGGCTTTTAAGCGCTTACTACAAGCAAATTACCCCAAAAATACGCAGATATCATCAAAAAAGATATACAGCGAATTTAAAGTTAGTGAGGTAGCAAGCTAAGTCTTAAAGCCAGGTAAAAAGCCTGTTTTACTTCTGTTAGCGCAGCAGGGCGCAGTCCATTCTGACTCCTGAATTCTGTTGTATAAAGATACAAACAACATTTAATATTGCAATCTCTTTAATGCTCGAATTATTGCCAGCACTGGGTAGTATACATAACAAATACTTACTTATTTATTAATATTACGAGTGCTTAGATGATTGAAATCCTAGCCACACTTTCTGCCTCTGCGGCAGCAGGAATGAGAATAGGTATACCTTTGCTAATTATTGGATTATTGCAAGGTAGCAACTTGTGGTCACAAGTCCCAATTCTATCTCACATTTCTCCACCAATATTATTATGTTGCCTCACCAGTTGGTCATTAATTGAATTATTAGCCTCAAAAAAGCTCTGGGGGCAAAGACTGCTTCAAGTGATTCAGTTATTCATGTCTCCCCTTGTAGGCGCAATTATGGGGTTAGGAGTAGCTACAGCAACAGCAACCCCAAACTGGCTGATTGCCATAATTGGAGGTTTATTAGCTTTGGTACTCCAGCTCGTCCAAATTGGTTGGTTCTATCGATTACGTGGCTTACCGTTGTGGGCAGTCTTCCTTCAAGATACCTTGTGCATTGCTCTAGTACTATTTGCCTTTGATGCTCCCTGGCAAGGAGGAGTAATTGCTTTAATACTGCTCTGGTTTGCAGTTCGTAGTGCTAAACAGTGGTATGACTGGTATCACAAAGAGAGAAGGCATGGGGTATAGGGCATGGGGCATGGGGGACTAGGGACAAGGAGATAAGTCTGAATATCGGGCTTCCTTAGATGGCGTAGCCATCCCCAACAGGGTACAGAACTTCTCTTAACGGAGACGCGCAAAGGACGGGAGTACAAGGGAAGAGTTTTCCAATCCCCAATCCCCAATCCCCAATACCCTTTACTGCAAAAGCCCAATCATGTGCAAGAAGCCGTGACCGGTAATCAACTCTACGATTAAGGCAATAAAACCCAGCATCGCAATCCGACCATTCCATACTTCAGCACTAGTTGTCAGACCCCATTCCCAACGCTCTTGAGGATACATCTTGACCATTTTTTTCATTTGGGCAGCTTGCGAAAGCTTGAAACTGGGGTTTTTCAGCGCATCAATTACTAATTCAGCTAGTGCATTAATAAATACTGGATGGGTATTGGGAGCAGGTACGCGGCGGAAGTTGTGAATTCCTGATTCTTCGGCTACTTCTCGATACTCAATATCAATTTCTTGTAGTGTCTCGATATGCTCTGAGACAAAACTAATTGGCACGACAACCAAATCTTTCACGCCTTGTGCGCCTAGTTCTTTGAGGGCATCTTCAGTATAGGGTTGAAGCCATTCTACTGGGCCTACACGACTTTGGTAAGCTAAGGTGTGGGTATTGGGTCGATTGAGAGTCTGCATAATCAATGCAGTACACTCTTCAATTTCCAGCTGGTAAGGGTCGCCTGCTTCTTCAACGTAGCTTTTCGGAACGCCGTGGGCGCTGAAGAATATATGAACATCATCCGGGTTAGGGAATTGCTCAATTTCCTGGGCTACGAGTTGCGCCATTGCTTGGAGGTAGCCTGGTTGTTTGTACCAAGAAGGAATGACAGTGTAATCAATAGGTTGAAGTTTTGGATCTTCTTGCCAAAGCTTTTCTAAAAGCCGGAAGCTGGAACCACTGGTACTGATAGAAAACTGGGGATATAGTGGTAATATTACCAGGTGTTCTACCTTATCTTGGGTAATTTGTGCGATCGCCTCTTCTGTATACGGATGCCAATAACGCATTCCCACGTAGATATTGGCTTCTTGTCCCAAATAACCCAACTGTTCTTTTAGGGCTTCCCCTTGCGCTTCTGTGATCCTCCGCAGTGGGGAACCACCACCGATTTGCTTATAATTCTCTTTAGATGTTCTGATTCGCCTTGAGGCAATAAACCAGGCTAGGGGCTTTTGCAACCAGCGAAATGGTAGGCGAATAATTTCCGGATCGGAAAATAGGTTGTACAAAAACGGCCCAACATCTTCTAGCTTATCAGGGCCACCGAGATTGAGTAATAAGACGCCTACACGACCCATAGCAGTTACTTTCCCCCAATCTTTTCAGGTTTTTTACTAATGTTAACAATATATCTTTATTAAATATAAAGCTTAATAGCAAGGAAATATGCAATGGCAACAATTTTAAGAGATTGGAGTTACCGCTATCAGTGGTTATATGATGGTATCTCTCGTTTAGCAGCCTTAAGTGTAGGTGGTGAAGCCCGTTTTCGGCAACTTGCTTTGCAAGGCTTAACAATTCACTCAGATACTCAAGTCTTAGATTTATGTTGCGGCAGTGGTCAAACAACGGAGTTTTTAGTAAAAACTTCACAAAACGTAACAGGATTGGATGCTTCACCCAAGTCTTTGCAACGGGCGCGGCTAAATGTACCGGAAGCTTCATACATAGAAGCTTTTGCTGAAAAGATGCCATTTCCAGATAATTTGTTTGATCTGGTGCATACCAGCATTGCATTACACGAGATGCAGCCTCAGCAATTACGAAAAATTATTAATGAAGTTTATCGGGTGCTGAAACCAGGAGGAGTGTTTACGCTGGTGGATTTTCACGCTCCGACAAATCCGATGTTTTGGCCTGGTATATCGGTGTTTTTGTTGTTGTTTGAGACGGAAACAGCTTGGGAATTACTGAAAACTGATTTAGCTGAGTTGTTAGCTAAGACTGGCTTTGAAGTGAGTAAGTCTACTTTATATGCAGGTGGAAGTTTGCAAGTGATACAGGCGAATAAATGAACAATACTACTTTATTAATGGCAGCTAAGAGACTCTGCTATTAATAAAGTATAGGTGATTTTTATATACTACTTAAGCAGGTAGGCGGTGAAAAAATGACGCAAGAACTAATAGACCTCAAAAAAAGTATTGTGGAAGGACGTTATGCAGATGCCTTAGCAATTGTAGACGAATTAGAAGGCATGAGTAAACAAGCTATTCTGCGGAATATCCAAGCTTATTTAAGGATTATGCTGATTCATTTGATTAAGAATCAAGTAGAACAACGATTAACTGGTTCATGGGCAAATTCTATTCGTAATTCAATCCGGTAAATTAAAAGTCTTAATATCAAAGATAGTAAAAAATCTTCCTATATTAATTTAGGTGAGTGGAAGAACTTTATAGAAGAGGAAGTGATTGAAGATGCGATCGCTGATGCCAGCGATGAAGTAATCAATGGAGCATATAATCAATTCCAACTGGTTGAAATAGTGGATAGGAACCAAATTATTCAGACTGCATTGAAGTTTTTGGCGCTAACTTATTCCTATTCAGCTAAGGAGTTACCCGCAGTTGTGGCTGAAACTTTAACTCAGCTAGTCGGTGGAGAAGATTGGAAAGCAGGTAGGCGGTGAAAAAATGACGCAAGAACTAATAGACCTCAAAAAGAGTATTTTGGAAGGACGTTATGCAGATGCCTTGGCAATTGTAGATGAATTAGTGGGAATGAGTAAACAAGCTATTCTACGAAATATCTAAGCTTGTTTAAACATTCTGTTAATTCATTTGATTTACAACCAAGTTGAACAACGATTAACTGGTTCCTGAGCAAATTGTATTCGTAATTCCATCCGAAAAATTCAAAAGCTGAATATCAAAGACAAAAAAAAATCTCAAGATAACGACAATAATTTAACGCAATGGAACCTGGGTGAATCACTCCCAAGCTCAAGCTTTGTTTTATTAGATTGATGCTCAAAAGACTAGCTGCTAGCTAGCTAAAAAATCTTTAAAATGGGTTCTAGAAATTAGTTTTCATAAAATCATATAACTCCCGATTAAAGCGATCGCTATCTTCCCAAAAAGGAGCATGACCGACATTTGGATAAACGGATAGCTGGGCATGAGCAATCAGTTTGGCATGTTCTTGGGCTGCTTCTAGCAGAACAATTTCATCAAGTTCGCCATGAGTAATTAAAACGGGAGTTTTGAGGGTCGGTAACAGGTCATTGTTAGTAAGGGAACGCGATAGTAAACAGTAGCGCACATAGGGTGGCACAATTGTGTTGTATCCCAAGGTGTAATAGAACTCGGATGGTGGCAGTTCTTTTTTCGTAATCAGCCGCACCAGTTTTTGCAGTGCCTCGGAACTTGCAGTCACCTCGTTTGAGAAAAAGCCCGGAATGAGGGCAACAAAGTTTTTTCCTAGCAGTGGAACCAGTTCATCACCCAGTTTTGTCAAAGCACCAACAAAATGAATTCCACCCAGTTGGGCATCACCATAGATTCGCACGTAATCGCTAATGATTGCCCCACCGTAAGACCAACCGCTCAATACCGGACGCTCTAGCCCCAAGGTGGTAATTACTGCCTGGATATCGTCTGCCCACAATTTGGAATCTCCATACACATCGCGGGGTTTTTCAGACAATCCGTGACCTCGCAAATCCAAAGCAAGCAAGCGAAATTCGTTTGCAAGGCTGGAGTTAAATTGTTTACGCCATGTCAATCGACTCTGGGAAAAGCCGTGGATAAACAGAATTGGTCTACCTTTGGGATTGCCTGTTTCTTCAAGATAAAGCCGAACATTACCACCCCCAACAATTTCTTGTGCTGTCATAGCTTCTCTGCTGACTGCTCCCGTTTTATACTTAGCAAAAAATGTAATTTAATAACTAATCTTACATGCACTTTTGGAGATTTGTTACTCCCAGTTCGCCCATTTTTTAATCAGTTAGGAAAAGTAGATAGGCTGAAACCTACTTATTGTAAACATTTCAGAGATTGCGCGAATTAAAATTGGGCATTGGTGGGGTGAAATGCTTGCTGGGGTTGAGATAGAAGCACTTTTTTCGGCTGTGAGATTTGTACACCTACCCTACCGCGCATTTGACCATACAAGCACCTAACTATAAGGGAACTCAGCATAGAAAATTGTTTAATCTTGTGGCTTTTCTTTGCCAATATGTCCGACCTTTGCGTGACAACAGCCACCGAAAAAGAATGCTTAGACACCAAACAAAGCTAATATTACGGTAAACTGATTCAGACATTGTAGTATTTGTTGTCGTAGTACTGTACGTATAACAAAGAATAAAAGTTTTCGCCAATTCAAGGTAGAGATGATGAAAGAAATAACACGCCGCAAATTTATCGCAACAGCCACCGTGGCGACGGGTTTTGCCTTAGCAGTGCAACCCATTTCTGCCGAAGTCATTACCACCGATGCCAAGGGGTTGGTAGCTGGTGCGGTGAAAATTCCTGTTAAAGATGGCGAAATTCCTGCCTATAGAGCAGCACCTGCTACTGGTGACAATTTCCCTATCGTCCTGGTAATTCAGGAAATATTTGGTGTACACGAGCATATTCAGGATATTACCCGTCGCTTTGCCCAATTAGGGTACTTAGCGATCGCACCGGAATTATTCATCCGTCAAGGCGATGTCTCGAAATTAAGCAGCATAAACGAAATTCGTCCAATTGTCGCCAAAGTACCAGATGCCCAGGTATTATCCGATCTTGATGCCACAGTAGACTGGGCAAAGAAGTCAGCTAAGGGTAATGGCGAGAAGTTGGGAATTACAGGTTTCTGTTGGGGCGGTCGTATTGTTTGGTTATATGCAGCACATAATCCCCAAGTAAAGGCTGGTGTAGCTTGGTATGGGCGACTCGTGGGCGATGCTACCGAACTTCAGCCCAAGTATCCCGTCGATATTGCATCAAAACTAACAGTCCCCATTCTCGGACTCTATGGTGGGAAGGATACAGGTATTTCTCTTGATACAGTAGAGCAGATGCGCGATCGCTTACAGTCCAGTAGCAGCAAATCTGAAATCATCATCTATCCCAATGCAGCCCACGCATTTTTTGCCGATTATCGTCCCTCCTACCGTGAGAAAGAAGCTCAGGATGGTTGGAAACGCCTCTTGGCATGGTTTAAGCAAAATGGTGTTTAAAAAATTAGCTACTCATGAACTGTGACGCTGAAAAAAGTCCCAAATTGTTTCACTGGCATTCAGCCCCAGCTTGGCATTGAATTTGTTTAGGCTCTTGTCAGTTGAAGAACCACCAGGCCAAAAATGTCCACCGTTGACTACCGCTAGCTGCCAGACTTCGGAGTTGCCACTACAACCTGTATAGATAGCGGTTTTCACTTTATCTTCCGAAAAATTCAAAGATACATTCGATAAGGTACATCGATCGTGCGATCGCCAAAAATCTACCATGTCTGAGACCGAAACCAACGCTCCTCGTTGAGTGTGGTCATCACCATCATAAAGGACATCGCGATCGTTTGTACCGTTGATTGTTAACATCGATATGGAAGTTTGAGGCTGGCAATTAGGTTTAAGTCTAGCTGGGAGCGAACCTGCTACTGATGCAAAACCAGCAATTTTATCAGGTAACTTACAAGCCAGTGCTTGGGTAAGTATGCCACCTCTAGAAAAACCGGTGGCATAAACTTTATGACTATCAATATTAAATTGCTGCTGAAAATGATTAATCAAAGCACTGACAAACAAAACATCATCCACCTTTCCTTGAGTGTTACCTCTAAGGCTCCATTTTTGGTCAATTCCATCTGGATAAGCAACAATAAATCCTTTTTGATCTGCTAATTCATTGAAGCGAGTCACATTACTGATAGACCGACCATTACCATCATCTCCATGAAACACTAAAACTAATGGCATCGGGCGGTGTAGATTATAAGATTTTGGGGTATAAAAATAGTAAGTACGTAACTTCCCTTGATCGTATAGTTCTCCATAATTATCACCAATCAAGATTTTTTCTTTATTTATACTGTTTTCTTCAGCCTGAATGGAATCGCAGGCTGTTACTAAACTAATTCCTAATATAAAGATTAAAAGTTTTTTAACAAGCTGAGAATTTTGATATATATTCATGTTGATTAAGTTGACTGATGTCAGCTACTTGTATTTCCTTCAGAGTCTTATTTAGAAACAAAATTTTAACGAATAGAGGCTAACAACTTAACTTAAGTTGTTAGCCTCTATTTTAGATATTAAACTCTTACATTTACATAACGAGCAGGAACTCGAACCTTAACCCACCTGTTACCGCGTCGTACTGTTTCCCAATGTGCAGGAATTAACCTTCGTTCAAATCGGGCAACACGGGGTTTATGCACAATAACAGCTCTATGAACATTGGGTCTAACAATGATTTCTGCTGCTGATGCTTGTGACGGCAAGGAGGAAATTGCAAATGGGAGAGCAAGTAATGTACCTAATAGAATACGTTTCATATTCAAATCTCCATCAATTTATTTTCTTGAGTTTTATACAGCATTTATCAATAGTTTGTGAACAGATATTCTTACCCATTAACTTTACAGGAAGTTTTGTTTGTTACACGACTTAATTGATTTGCTGTATTGCTCTCAGTTTAAATTGCTGAATAATAAAACACAGTGTAAGAAAGTCATAATTTCAGTATGACTTTATTCACATTTTGAACTTTCGACATAAAAGGAAGTTTATAAACTTCCTTTTATACAGTATTATTTGTTACCTAAGTATTGATAATTACTGAAGTTGGTATGCAATAAGACCAATCAATACGCCAAGACCTAGCGCTCTGCGAAAATAATTAACGCCTTGAAATAGTTCCAGCCAAGCCCAAGTAAACAAGGCGCCATTTGCCAGAATGTCTAATAATGTATTGATTTTACCAGTTGTAAAAACTAGAGTTAGTAAACTAGCAACTATCCAAAGAATCAGTGGTGGGTTTGGGATTTCGCCCAGAACAATTTTACCATTGCTGTCACGGAAGGTTTTATCAATTAATGTATTTTCCATTGTTTGAAATTGCTACTTAGGTAATAATTACTAACTTGCAAAAATTACAGGGTTATTTATTGATAACAGGCTGAAATTTGATTGCAAGATATTTAATAACATTAAAACATTAAAGCAAATCTGTTTTCAACTATCTAATTGCTGAGATGAGAGTGGTAAATAATATTCATATATGACTATATTGAAAGGCATATTTACATAAAATCCGCTAAATATGACGTGTAGGCGTAACCAGGCGTAGGCATAGTTAGCTTTAAAAATTGTGTTTCCAGCCTTGATGTTAAAGACTTTTTAAGCACTATTACTTATTAACAAAATTAGTTGATGACCTTAACCTGCCAAGGATGCTCTACTCTCTAATTGTAAGTCTACAAAACATAGAAAAGCCTCCCATACTGGGAGGCTGAAAAGTTAGCGGAGACAACTTGTTAAACTACAGCGATCGCTCCTCCTAATGCAGAGAAAATCGCGGAGACGAATGCTGTAGCAAACAGCCACCACGCTGCTGTAGCTGCTGCTTTGCGGGTTTCTTCCGCTTGTCGCTGTGCTTGATGCTTCACCTGTTCTAGGCGGCGTTGGGCTTCATGCTGTAGGCGTTCTGCACGTTGCAATACTGTGTTGCGTGCCCGTTCGATTTGGTCGATGATCCGGTTGGCATCTTCCTCAGAGATGTCCTCACGAGAACTCATAATTGCCACTAGGGTATCACGGTCAAAGGAAGACAAGCGATCGCGCAGGGCATCAAATCCGGCTTGGGGATCGTCAAAAACTGTGCGAACATCGCGCTTAATACCATCATAGTTAAGTTCCGGGCGATCCAGGGAGTTGAGATAGTTACGAATGCGACCAAAAACCCCATCAATTGCATCTTGAATGCCACGTTGGATGCTCCGAACTTGTTCGACAAATTGATCCCTTACGGACACCATGTTATCTGCAATCCGCGCTGCTTCTTCATCAGAAATATCTTCCCGAATTTTCAGCAGGGCGATGATCGTAGAACGGTCAAACTGGGAAAGGCGATCGCCAAAACTTTCTACGCCAACTCGCGGATCGTGCAATAATAATTGCAAGTCGCGTTTGATACCTTCTGGGTTGAGTTCTTCTTTGCCAGTTTGGCGCAGATACTCTTCCAAATAACCTTTGAATGATTCTACTCTTTGCTGTGTGCGGCTAGCTAGGCGACGAGGCGCACGCACAAAGTTACGAATCGAAGTTTGGGTAGAATCAATGATTTCATTGACTTGTTCTTCACTTAAGTCTTGGCGTTGACTGAGCAATTTCACCAGTGTATCCCGGTCTACCTGCGACAACCGACGGCGCAGTGCGACGGCTCCCTCTTTGGGGTTTTCAAACAATTTAGTCAAATCTCGCCCAATACCTTCTGGATTCAGTTCTTGTTTCCCAGTATTCCGGAGATAATCT harbors:
- the hemH gene encoding ferrochelatase — protein: MGRVGVLLLNLGGPDKLEDVGPFLYNLFSDPEIIRLPFRWLQKPLAWFIASRRIRTSKENYKQIGGGSPLRRITEAQGEALKEQLGYLGQEANIYVGMRYWHPYTEEAIAQITQDKVEHLVILPLYPQFSISTSGSSFRLLEKLWQEDPKLQPIDYTVIPSWYKQPGYLQAMAQLVAQEIEQFPNPDDVHIFFSAHGVPKSYVEEAGDPYQLEIEECTALIMQTLNRPNTHTLAYQSRVGPVEWLQPYTEDALKELGAQGVKDLVVVPISFVSEHIETLQEIDIEYREVAEESGIHNFRRVPAPNTHPVFINALAELVIDALKNPSFKLSQAAQMKKMVKMYPQERWEWGLTTSAEVWNGRIAMLGFIALIVELITGHGFLHMIGLLQ
- a CDS encoding DUF4126 domain-containing protein, which codes for MIEILATLSASAAAGMRIGIPLLIIGLLQGSNLWSQVPILSHISPPILLCCLTSWSLIELLASKKLWGQRLLQVIQLFMSPLVGAIMGLGVATATATPNWLIAIIGGLLALVLQLVQIGWFYRLRGLPLWAVFLQDTLCIALVLFAFDAPWQGGVIALILLWFAVRSAKQWYDWYHKERRHGV
- the purB gene encoding adenylosuccinate lyase, producing the protein MIERYTLPEMANLWSEAYKLKTWLQVEIAVCEAQAELGYIPSEAVEEIKAKADFDPKRVLEIEAVVRHDVIAFLTNVNEYVGDAGRYIHLGLTSSDVLDTALALQLVASLDILLQRLEDLIQVIRQKAREHRHTVMAGRSHGIHAEPITFGFKLAGWLAEVLRHQERLRILRQTIAVGKISGAVGTYANIEPRVEAIACQKLGLEPDTASTQVISRDRHADYVQQLALVAATIERFAVEIRNLQKTDVLEVEEFFAKGQKGSSAMPHKRNPIRSERLTGMARLVRSHAGAALENIALWHERDISHSSVERVILPDACTLTHFMLSEITDLVKNLLVYPENMKRNLNCYGGVVFSQKVLLALIDKGSSREEAYAIVQESAHAAWNQPQGNFQDLISKNPRVTQKLSSAELEVCFDPQQHLRHLEEVYQRLGI
- a CDS encoding extracellular catalytic domain type 1 short-chain-length polyhydroxyalkanoate depolymerase; protein product: MNIYQNSQLVKKLLIFILGISLVTACDSIQAEENSINKEKILIGDNYGELYDQGKLRTYYFYTPKSYNLHRPMPLVLVFHGDDGNGRSISNVTRFNELADQKGFIVAYPDGIDQKWSLRGNTQGKVDDVLFVSALINHFQQQFNIDSHKVYATGFSRGGILTQALACKLPDKIAGFASVAGSLPARLKPNCQPQTSISMLTINGTNDRDVLYDGDDHTQRGALVSVSDMVDFWRSHDRCTLSNVSLNFSEDKVKTAIYTGCSGNSEVWQLAVVNGGHFWPGGSSTDKSLNKFNAKLGLNASETIWDFFQRHSS
- a CDS encoding dienelactone hydrolase family protein, which codes for MKEITRRKFIATATVATGFALAVQPISAEVITTDAKGLVAGAVKIPVKDGEIPAYRAAPATGDNFPIVLVIQEIFGVHEHIQDITRRFAQLGYLAIAPELFIRQGDVSKLSSINEIRPIVAKVPDAQVLSDLDATVDWAKKSAKGNGEKLGITGFCWGGRIVWLYAAHNPQVKAGVAWYGRLVGDATELQPKYPVDIASKLTVPILGLYGGKDTGISLDTVEQMRDRLQSSSSKSEIIIYPNAAHAFFADYRPSYREKEAQDGWKRLLAWFKQNGV
- a CDS encoding class I SAM-dependent methyltransferase, with the translated sequence MATILRDWSYRYQWLYDGISRLAALSVGGEARFRQLALQGLTIHSDTQVLDLCCGSGQTTEFLVKTSQNVTGLDASPKSLQRARLNVPEASYIEAFAEKMPFPDNLFDLVHTSIALHEMQPQQLRKIINEVYRVLKPGGVFTLVDFHAPTNPMFWPGISVFLLLFETETAWELLKTDLAELLAKTGFEVSKSTLYAGGSLQVIQANK
- a CDS encoding alpha/beta fold hydrolase yields the protein MTAQEIVGGGNVRLYLEETGNPKGRPILFIHGFSQSRLTWRKQFNSSLANEFRLLALDLRGHGLSEKPRDVYGDSKLWADDIQAVITTLGLERPVLSGWSYGGAIISDYVRIYGDAQLGGIHFVGALTKLGDELVPLLGKNFVALIPGFFSNEVTASSEALQKLVRLITKKELPPSEFYYTLGYNTIVPPYVRYCLLSRSLTNNDLLPTLKTPVLITHGELDEIVLLEAAQEHAKLIAHAQLSVYPNVGHAPFWEDSDRFNRELYDFMKTNF